A part of Halobacillus shinanisalinarum genomic DNA contains:
- a CDS encoding NRAMP family divalent metal transporter translates to MKTTNRSILIGAAFLMATSAIGPGFLTQTTVFTETLAASFGFVILISIIIDIGAQMNIWRIIAVSEKRAQDIANDVLPGLGYFLAALVVAGGLAFNIGNIAGAGLGTNVLLGIDPKLGAILSGVLAIGIFTVKEAGRVMDRFTQLLGFVMIALTIYVMFTAQPPIGEAVAKTFVPDTIDFLAIVTLVGGTVGGYITFAGGHRLIDAGLKGKAALPEVTKSSVYAIGVASIMRIFLFLAVLGVVSQGLPLDDGNPPASVFQHAAGNIGYKIFGVVMWAAAVTSVVGAAYTSVSFLRSFSPVLEKYHRWLTISFITISTLVFVFVGQPVSILVLVGSVNGLILPIALGVMLIAAHKTKIVGDYRHPAWMTIFGAIIVVAMAYMGALTLINGIPQLFS, encoded by the coding sequence ATGAAAACGACCAACCGCAGTATTTTGATTGGTGCCGCTTTCTTAATGGCTACTTCAGCCATAGGACCAGGTTTCTTAACACAAACGACTGTATTTACTGAAACGCTCGCAGCGAGTTTTGGATTTGTTATTCTCATTTCAATTATTATTGATATCGGAGCACAAATGAACATATGGCGGATTATTGCCGTCAGTGAAAAACGAGCCCAAGATATCGCAAATGACGTCCTCCCGGGATTAGGGTATTTCCTCGCCGCCCTAGTCGTCGCCGGCGGACTCGCTTTTAATATTGGAAACATCGCCGGTGCGGGATTAGGAACAAATGTTTTGCTCGGCATAGATCCTAAACTGGGAGCGATTCTAAGCGGTGTACTTGCTATTGGAATTTTCACAGTGAAAGAAGCGGGGCGTGTGATGGACCGTTTTACACAGCTTCTCGGATTTGTCATGATTGCTCTTACCATTTATGTGATGTTCACGGCCCAGCCCCCTATAGGTGAAGCAGTTGCCAAAACATTCGTGCCCGATACGATTGACTTTTTAGCTATTGTTACGTTAGTCGGCGGAACAGTTGGCGGCTACATCACTTTTGCCGGCGGGCATCGTTTGATCGATGCTGGGTTGAAAGGGAAAGCAGCCCTTCCAGAAGTGACCAAAAGCTCTGTTTACGCCATTGGGGTTGCTTCGATCATGAGAATCTTTCTATTCTTAGCCGTTCTAGGTGTTGTATCCCAAGGCCTGCCTTTAGACGATGGCAATCCGCCTGCCTCCGTATTTCAGCACGCAGCTGGAAATATAGGGTATAAAATCTTCGGTGTCGTCATGTGGGCGGCAGCTGTCACTTCTGTTGTAGGAGCTGCCTATACGTCCGTTTCATTCCTAAGATCGTTCAGTCCAGTATTAGAAAAATACCACAGATGGCTGACAATCAGTTTTATCACGATCTCTACCCTTGTTTTCGTGTTTGTCGGTCAGCCTGTAAGTATTCTAGTATTAGTTGGTTCAGTAAACGGATTAATTTTACCAATAGCTTTAGGTGTGATGCTTATTGCTGCACATAAAACAAAAATTGTGGGGGACTACCGACATCCAGCTTGGATGACAATATTTGGAGCAATCATCGTTGTCGCGATGGCCTACATGGGTGCTCTTACCCTCATTAATGGCATTCCGCAATTATTCAGTTAA